CTGAGAGCCAAGACAGACCCCCATAGGATACATATTTGCTCAGTTTCATCCACTGGAATCCCATGCAACTGCATGGGGAGGAATTCAGACCCTGTGGGCTATGTTCTCTGCTGatgcaatgctttgcttttgttaaatGAGCTTCTTGGGCTGGCCAGTAAGTAACTGAGCTAAATACAGGTGAAATTTTCTGGTCAGTACTATGCAGGAGGTCAGCAGAGGTAACTACAATAGTTCTTTTGGAACTGAAAAATGACTTACCTGATTTACAAAGAGGAGTTTACACCAGCAGAGAGCTTGGCCCCCAAGTAATACACATAAATATTACCTTCAGCCACAGAGATGGAGAAGTCAGTTCCCCACCTGGCTGTTGCCTAAGTAACGCATCTCCAGGAGGATATTTTTTAAGCCAGTGTTATTTATCCAGTAGATGAAAGCAGGCCTGTTAAGGCCATACCAGGTCAACATATGTCTAAGCATGTGCTGAAGAACTTAATTAGTTCTCCCTGAGAAGAGAGACTCCCAGAGCTATTTAAAGGATCGTTATCCTACTGTGAGATGCCTTGGAGCCTGCTGCTAGGCCTAAGCTTAACAGGGCAGTTCTGTAGGAGTTGGATGGGAGTAGAAATGCTCCACTCCATGCTGAGGGGTAATTGCTGAGCAACCCCGGGAGCAGAAAGGTCAGTGCAAGGATCAGGTATCATAAAATCACATTGAAACACAATTTTAAGGACTTAATTCATGTCTAGGTAATAATGCTGACTTTCTATGCAGAGTTGAACTGTGTAGACCCCATTAGTCTTCTCGTCTCTCTTTTTAGAGACCCGGCATCATCTGCAGTCGCTGGTCATTGCTTCTCTGGCATCGCCAGTTCAAGTGAGAAGGGATGGTTGGGTAGTGAAGTAATATAAGGCTGGAGTGAGCCGCTGCCAGGTGGCTATGTAAAATTGATTGATCCTTATGTCACCACGGGAGTCAAACATAGGTGGCAGTTTCTTAACCTCAGCTATACTGGACCTTATGCAAGCAGCTCAGTCATGGTTTTCATGCCAGGCTATAATTTATGAGGCCAAAAATCAGAGACTGTAAACTGAATGGCAATAAGGGAATTAGCTGGGTTCCCCAAAGATGGATGCTTTTGTTATTCTGCCAGAAGGTAGCTCCTTGAGGGGACAGGCCTTTGGAAAACTAGGCTGAGCAGCCTCTGAATGATAAGACAGGTTCCCAAGCTAATCAAAACTTGTGTAAGCACCGGTACTCAGCAGGGACACTGGGGCTGGATTGTAGGGAAGGGAGAATCCTGAACATGCTTATCTTGACCTAGGAGTGGCTTATAAACCACGTGGCCCCACGATCTGCTCTTCAAGCTGCCAGGAGTTATTCCTTGATGAGTTGTTATGGCAACTAGGCTCATGCCCCAAGATAGATGTTTGCATGTGGCTCCGGGCCAGAAAATCAACACCAAGAGGTTCCAGATAATAGACAGCTGGCACAGGATGACCAATGATTTCATATTAAAGACTTACCCTCCAAACCTGCATGGTCATATCCAAACAGTCTGTAAGGAACAGTCTGTGGCCCATGCTAGCTCCTGAAATGTGTCTGGACTAAGCCAAAAATGTGATACACCGCTCCAGCAATTTAGCAGGCAGCAGTCCTGGCACAGGTTAACTTATTAGTATAGACCCTATCTGACTGACTGCCAGAGGTGACTGCAGCAAGAACAGAGCCTGAAACCAAGGGTGAGGACTCTGTCAATGTGCTTGTTGCTTATACCACATCCAGAGCCAGCAGGAGCATTACATCCTTAGGAACAGTCTGTGACAGGCGCATAGCATGTCCAGGAATCACCTTGGATCACCCGTTTCTATCGCCTATTTGAAATAGCTCATGAGGTCAAGAAGAGAAAAGCTCCCATGGGTTCAGTGGTGGATTCACCAGTTCAAGATGGTATCTCTCCACCTAGCATCCAACATCAAATGTAGCAAGCAAATTTATCATCAAGGGGCAGCTAATGCCATGCAGCCGCTGTCCAGTCCGGCTGCTGCCTGTGCCATGGAAGGCCTCTCTGATGGCGTTCCACAGCCTGCAGCCAGTGCAGAGCACCCAGGCAGCTTACTGTGGCACAGGGAATGTGAGAAGAGTCATGCCAGGTTCAGCAACTCCCACATCACCACCAGACCagccgagcagctccctggctcTGGGGCCCTGCACCGCCTCCAGAGCCAGCTCAACTGGTTCTGCCATGGCGTGGTCCATGGTGCCAAGACTGATCACACCTGGGGCATTTGGGACAGCCTTCTGCATGCCCTTGTGGATGCTGCTGCACCTACCCTGGGTGGCTGCTCTTCTCATGTCAAGACTCCTTGGTGGTCTCCTTGCATTGAGCATTGATGGCTCAAATAGCACAGGCTGGCCCAAGGCCACTGAGCTGggggttttctttctctgtccgtTTGCATGtcaagttttgttttcctttttggccCACTTGCAAACTGTGTTATTGTAATTTGTAGTTCTCTAGGACAGAAAATGTCTTTCAGCATGTTCTTTGCTCAGCTTCTGCTGCAACAGGATTGCAATCTCAGTCAGTGCAGTAGTAATGTGATTAACAAGCCTCTGCACAAGGGGGAATTGCATCCTCAGTGGATGTGATTTTCCCAGCTCTGGCCTGCCTGTGTGTTTTCCCAGGGTGAGGGGTCATGTTGACTGAACTCCAAAATGGCTTGCTTGAACTTTTGAACACTAAGGTCCAAATAAATTTTCAACATTAGCTGGCATGCTGATCCCTTTCCTGCCAAGCTGCAGCTTTAAGTGAATTTTTATGGCTAAGTTATAAACCCCAGAAAACAGGAGTAAGAAGTGGAAATGCTGACTTGGCCTTTGCTAAATGCCAATTATCTACAAAGGCATTAAGGGTGGGGGGGGATGAAAAATAGggtcattttcatgttttttctggTTCAGAGTAAACTGTCCCATGAGCCCCTTGTAGGAACACACAGCATACAGAGTGGCCATTAATATTTATAGGCATGACACTGAGCTGCAGACCTTGGCAATCAGAGCAACTCCACTTTTGGAATTAATATAGCTGTGCTTGGCTGGCCTCTCAGTACAAAGTGGCAAGTAAGGGACACCAAGATTTTCAGGGAGAACTTAAAAAGCAGATGTTGACCTTTGACGGGGAGGGTCCATACTGCACTGAGTCTGCAAAGTATCAAACCCAACTCTTAAATCCTTGGGGCTGCTGGCCAAACCCAGCACCATGTTTTCTATTCCTTTGTGCTTCTGTGGCTCCTAGCCAGGCCCAATGCTGCATAGAGGCTGCCCACTGTTGACCACGTGCCCAGCTGATACAGGCCAGTATATCTCCATGGACACTATGAAAGCAACACAGATTTATAATTCCTGCAGATGTGGCTCAGTAGTCTTAAGCCTCAAAATGGTGCTGTAATCTCAACTGCAATGCAACACTGCCTTCTCCCACCCCATATTTTCTAACTCCCAGTTTAAGTGATACAGAGAGCTCTCACAGTGGATGCTAAAACTAGCCCTCTGTATGCCAGGGATCTGGCAGAGTGCTGAGTCACAGAGGTCGCGCTCAGCCCAGGACTATGTACCGAGCAGGATGACAAGCCAAGCCACACGCACCAACGTGTCTCAGCAATGTCTAGGGGGTCATCCTACGCTGATAGCTCAGTCACCCCAGCATGCCTTTAGAGAAATGTATCCCCAGTGCCTGAGCATTTACCGCTGATACCACACTGAAAATGGTTTGGGGGTGGCTGAGGTTGTCATAACCCAATAATCCTTCATGTCCAAGAACTCAAGGATACCAGTGACTTCAGGGAGAGGCTATCCATCCCCCAAAACTCACCAGCTCTGGGAAAAGAAGTAAGAGAATGGACAAAGATGCTTGTTTAGGAGCTGGAGAGTTTTTGATGAAATTCAAGCAGAAGAACATTACAAATCTGCTTCCTTTTTCACATACTCACAAAAATTGAGCCAGAACTTTGAGCGACAGGCTCTACATTTTCAAAAACGGCTAGCTACTTCAAGCGAGCGCCCTGAACTCAGCACACCGGGGACAGGAGCTCCTGGTGATTTTTGCATTGCTGCAGTTACGCCCTGCTTTTGCAGCATGTGGGAAGGTGCATAGCATGTTATGGAAATTAGGCATCTGTCAAAAGAGTGTCAATATGTGCACTCCATcatctgagctgctctgaatcGTCTACTCGTGAAAATCCAGGCTGTACAGTTTAGGAGAATAAACACtgcaaacaacaacaaatagAAATGTTCCTGCCATTAAAAAACAAGGTGAAAAGGAGGAGCTGAGCTAGTGAGCCAAGTTAATCAGAGAGCTGAGATGAGAGGCTGAAGAAAGGGGCTGTGAGTGACTCGGGGTTTGCAGTTAGCTGAGTGATGTGAAATCTCTTGTGTCTGGCTGAGCTCTGAAAGGAAATGCTTTATTAAATCTTCTTTGTGTGAGATTTCAAGCTGCCTCTGGACTGGAAAATAGAACCATTCCAGTATGCGGCATCTGATCAGGAACTGAAGTCTTTAGGGCAGGCTGTTCTGCAGAGCAAACCGATCAGCATGCGCACATACCTCAGAGGGCTTGGGACTCAAAAAGCTGAATTAGACACAGTGCGCCCATGCTCTGCTGTGCACCTTCTCTGCACCATATCCCCTAAACACTTCACAGAATTAAGCATGCCAGCAGCAACAAGCCAGGCTTTAGTAAAGACAGTGCAACTGGGCAAAAATTGGCCCTACTGAAGCTGAACTGTCCTGTGGGTCAGAGGATTTCAGCTTCATTATCTCAGCTTTCATTCCCACTAGGACATCAGAGTTGTCCTGATTGAAAAGATGCCCTGAGTCTCCTTTACACAGCCCATCTGGGCAGCCTCTAGTCTTAGTGTTCTTCCTGCCGAGATCTGGCCACATTTTGGGGGTTGCAACCTCTTACCGCCTCTGTCCAGCGCCCATTTAGCTGTGCTGTTAGCTGGCAGCTCGCATGCTCTTGCCTGCCAAAGCAGgactgcacccccacaaaaaccTTCCAGAAGGTAACTactaaaaggaaagggagagagcagggcatggcaaGAGGGGCACAGGACAAGGGAGAGGCTCCCAGAGTGCTCTCCGAGTCAGACAACTTCCCCTGCCCTTTGCACTTCTGTGCACACAGGGCAAGCCCCTCTTGTCTCTCCCTCTGCATTTGGCCATGTTATCAGGAAAGTGAGACCTGATTAGAAACAGGACAGGCTACATCAACCagatttcctcctcctgtttctcCCCTTTTTCACCCTGTTGCATGTCCGGAGCCAAAGCGACTTAAACCCCAGTCTGCCTACTGGAAATTGCAGGGTTTGAGCTCTTGATCTGCCTTCTGCAAACCCCAGCAAGAAAGTGTCTGAAAAGTCTGAGCCGTGCAGAGCATTCTGCTTCCCGTGCACCACCCCACTGCAAACAAGCTTCTCACCTACCTTTTATTGCTGACAAGAAGCAGGACAGAGCCGTTCTGAATATTGGCCTCTTTGAGAGTCTCGTGCTCCTCAAGCTGCCTGGAGTTGTAATAAAATGTCTTCTTCCAGGAAGTGATGCCCTCCCGCACTAAGTGAGCCCGTAGGTCCATCACTGTGTCCCTGGGCTTGACAGTCAAGGGCATCATCAGGTCCTCGTCGGCCAGGTGCACCTTGATGTGGTACCTCTTCCAGCGAGACAGGCTCCTTCGCAGTGTGTCCATCCTCTCCAGTGCAGCAGGACCAGCGTGGCAGAGAGGAACATCCAGCTGGGAGGTCCGTGAAGCAGGGATGTGGCTCTGCAGAGGCTGTCTGCCGTGAACAACTTTAAATGTCCTGCCAAACCTGTTCCTCCCAGTTGCAGTGCTGCATGCTTCACATTCCAGGGAAGAGCTCACCTGGCTCCAAGAGCCTGCTGGCTGGGAACAAGATCTCCATGACTCATTTCCACACACCCCTAAATCCCATAATAATTACAATGTCTTTACAAAGTGCTCTTTGCCATTCCAATGGCTCTCAGAGGACTTTAAAGATGGATCTCCACAGCCATTAGGAACCTGGGTGCGTTTGAGAAATGAATGGGTTTAGTAACCTCATGTCTCCTGCAGTTCTGCTGTACAACGAAGGAGACACTGGAGAACCTCACAGCTATTTAACATGGCCATTttaatgaaggaaagaagaataGTCTGCACAGGGAAAACTTCCTCTTGTGGGAGGGAAAGAGCACCCTGAAGGAGCTGCAGAGCCCGGCTGACATGAATCCCCCTCATTAGTGCAGCACAGTTTCCCCTTAAGAGGTCTATGCAATTATTGTAGGTAAACAGGCTGGGACCCTCCAGAAGGGGTAGGACCCGTTCATTTCTCCTCATCCTATCTGATATCTAAGACTGACTCACACATGCTCCTTGCTGGTTCATCATCTTGACTTCCTTTTCTTTACAGA
This sequence is a window from Struthio camelus isolate bStrCam1 chromosome 26, bStrCam1.hap1, whole genome shotgun sequence. Protein-coding genes within it:
- the TINCR gene encoding TINCR ubiquitin domain containing encodes the protein MDTLRRSLSRWKRYHIKVHLADEDLMMPLTVKPRDTVMDLRAHLVREGITSWKKTFYYNSRQLEEHETLKEANIQNGSVLLLVSNKR